One window of Coriobacteriia bacterium genomic DNA carries:
- a CDS encoding adenine glycosylase → MVNRADSNADEGAPGDGVTVYAASGTATAAVDPRLPAFVALVAQRGRELYRDHPWRNTRDPYAVLLSEVMLQQTQVPRVVPKWEAWLEQFPTIDALAAAPLEPVLVAWQGLGYNRRAIALKRAAEEVATRFGGELPSDEVALRSLPGIGPATASGVRAFAFDLPGVYLETNVRAVFLHELFADSDGVSDREVTPLVAAAVLEAARQGVSPRTWYYALLDYGAHLKRELPNPSRRSAHHARQSAFEGSRRQKRAWLLRDVVAQPGRATADIAAGLDAFEGAAGRAAQGADAAMGILEELARDGFIARDGERWFVA, encoded by the coding sequence ATGGTGAATCGCGCTGACAGTAACGCCGATGAGGGCGCGCCGGGCGACGGCGTGACGGTTTACGCCGCAAGCGGCACCGCCACGGCAGCAGTCGACCCACGCTTGCCGGCGTTCGTCGCGCTCGTGGCGCAGCGGGGCCGCGAGCTGTACCGCGACCACCCGTGGCGCAACACGCGCGACCCCTACGCCGTGCTGCTCTCCGAGGTCATGTTGCAGCAGACGCAGGTCCCGCGCGTCGTGCCCAAGTGGGAGGCGTGGCTCGAGCAGTTCCCGACGATCGACGCTTTGGCCGCCGCACCGCTCGAACCGGTGCTCGTGGCGTGGCAGGGGCTTGGCTACAACCGCCGCGCGATCGCGCTCAAGCGCGCCGCCGAGGAGGTCGCAACGCGCTTCGGCGGCGAGCTGCCGAGCGACGAAGTGGCGCTGCGCTCACTGCCGGGCATCGGCCCGGCCACCGCATCCGGCGTCCGAGCGTTCGCGTTCGACCTACCGGGCGTCTACCTCGAGACCAACGTTCGCGCCGTCTTCCTGCATGAGCTGTTCGCCGACAGCGACGGCGTCAGCGACCGAGAGGTCACGCCGCTCGTCGCCGCTGCCGTACTCGAGGCAGCGCGCCAAGGCGTGTCGCCTCGCACCTGGTACTACGCGCTGCTCGACTACGGCGCGCACCTCAAGCGCGAGCTCCCCAACCCCTCGAGGCGCAGCGCGCACCACGCGCGCCAGTCGGCCTTCGAAGGCAGCCGCCGCCAGAAGCGCGCGTGGTTGCTGCGCGACGTCGTCGCGCAGCCCGGCCGCGCCACAGCCGACATCGCCGCGGGTCTCGACGCGTTCGAGGGCGCGGCCGGACGCGCTGCCCAGGGGGCGGACGCGGCGATGGGCATTCTCGAGGAGTTGGCGCGCGACGGCTTCATCGCACGGGACGGGGAGCGCTGGTTCGTGGCGTGA
- a CDS encoding MFS transporter: protein MQLRSLPQRRKMSILGAVLLAMLLGALDNTIVGPAMPNIVRELGGMALLSWVFTIYSLTSTITIPIVGKLSDLYGRKWFYIGGIMIFLVGSALSGAAGEPWLNSIFRTLTGSDNAMLQLIIFRGIQGIGGGAMMANAMAIIGDLFEPRERGRYQGLTGGVFGLASVFGPMLGGWLTDTLSWRWIFYINIPLGIAALGLLIAVMPKPEIGQQHRVDWWGALALTSGLVPLLLALNWGGSEYAWGSPTILALLAAALVALVLFCLRELRASEPILDITLFKDRGFSASMAVLFLSGVGMFGSIMFLPTFMQVVLGRSASNSGALLMPMMLSMITGSIVTGQIISRTGRYKIYGVVGLAVSAVGMFMLSRIGMETSSAMLAFDMVLVGIGIGITMPLFTVSLQSQFPTRIGEVTGAMQFFRSIGGTVGVAALGGVMNAAFGRELTALVASSSDTFGKAAPLFTKLAEEPAKLLNAGALEAVAAKVPVELQPLLDPFFTDVKLALTTGITEAFLWGTVLMALSFVAMLFVVEVPLFSKPHLDTPAEIGAELLAEESVQPSEHEPVVVGDEPEE from the coding sequence ATGCAACTTCGCTCACTCCCGCAACGCCGCAAGATGTCGATTCTGGGGGCAGTACTGCTCGCCATGCTCCTCGGCGCGCTCGACAACACCATCGTCGGGCCGGCCATGCCCAACATCGTGCGTGAACTGGGCGGCATGGCGCTGCTCTCGTGGGTCTTCACGATCTACTCGCTCACCTCGACGATCACGATCCCGATCGTCGGCAAGCTGTCCGACCTGTACGGCCGCAAGTGGTTCTACATCGGCGGCATCATGATCTTCCTCGTTGGCTCGGCGCTGTCGGGCGCGGCCGGCGAGCCGTGGCTCAACTCGATCTTCCGCACGCTCACCGGTTCCGACAACGCGATGCTGCAGCTCATCATCTTCCGAGGCATCCAGGGCATCGGTGGTGGCGCGATGATGGCCAATGCGATGGCGATCATCGGCGACCTGTTCGAGCCGCGCGAGCGCGGCCGCTACCAGGGGCTCACCGGAGGCGTGTTCGGGCTGGCCTCGGTCTTCGGCCCGATGCTCGGCGGGTGGCTCACCGACACGCTGTCATGGCGCTGGATCTTCTACATCAACATTCCGTTGGGCATCGCCGCCCTCGGCCTGCTCATCGCCGTCATGCCCAAGCCCGAGATCGGGCAGCAGCATCGCGTCGACTGGTGGGGTGCTCTCGCGCTCACGTCCGGGCTCGTGCCGCTGCTGCTCGCGCTGAACTGGGGCGGCTCGGAGTACGCGTGGGGCTCTCCCACGATCCTCGCGCTGCTGGCAGCGGCACTCGTCGCACTCGTACTCTTCTGCCTGCGCGAGCTGCGCGCCTCCGAGCCGATCCTCGACATCACGCTCTTCAAGGACCGCGGGTTCTCGGCGAGCATGGCCGTGCTCTTCCTCTCGGGAGTGGGCATGTTCGGCTCGATCATGTTCCTGCCGACGTTCATGCAGGTCGTCTTAGGCCGCAGCGCATCGAACTCCGGCGCCCTGCTCATGCCGATGATGCTCTCGATGATCACCGGCTCCATCGTCACCGGGCAGATCATCAGCCGCACCGGGCGCTACAAGATCTACGGAGTGGTGGGGCTGGCGGTATCAGCCGTGGGGATGTTCATGCTCTCTCGCATCGGGATGGAGACGAGCAGCGCGATGCTCGCGTTCGACATGGTGCTGGTTGGTATCGGAATCGGCATCACGATGCCGCTGTTCACCGTGTCGCTGCAGTCGCAGTTCCCCACGCGTATCGGCGAGGTCACCGGCGCGATGCAGTTCTTCCGCTCGATCGGTGGCACCGTGGGCGTGGCGGCGCTCGGCGGCGTGATGAATGCCGCGTTCGGCCGCGAACTCACCGCGCTGGTCGCCTCGAGTTCGGACACGTTCGGGAAGGCCGCCCCGCTGTTCACCAAACTCGCCGAGGAACCCGCGAAGCTGCTCAACGCCGGTGCCCTCGAAGCCGTCGCCGCGAAGGTGCCGGTTGAGCTGCAGCCGCTGCTCGATCCGTTCTTCACCGATGTGAAGCTCGCGCTGACCACCGGTATCACCGAGGCGTTCCTGTGGGGCACGGTGCTCATGGCCCTCTCGTTCGTCGCGATGCTGTTCGTAGTCGAGGTGCCGCTGTTCTCCAAGCCGCATCTCGACACGCCTGCCGAGATCGGCGCCGAGCTCCTCGCCGAGGAGAGCGTGCAGCCCTCCGAGCACGAACCGGTCGTCGTGGGCGACGAGCCCGAGGAGTAG